From the Theobroma cacao cultivar B97-61/B2 chromosome 2, Criollo_cocoa_genome_V2, whole genome shotgun sequence genome, one window contains:
- the LOC18607957 gene encoding putative nuclease HARBI1, which produces MDTRKLSALVSSLVSQLLLLLPIFFNSTNSNDFVSDRNLFSVLNYLLSSQEIAATLSFVSVSRKRKRTQCSESDSEPIVEERDQELGHRLGDDRVRLGLTRDPDLFKACFRMKSSTFEWLAGLLEPLLECRDPVGSPLNLSAELRLGIGLFRLATGSSYPEIAQRFGVSESVTRFCTKHLCRVLCTNFRFWVAFPSPEELKSVSLSFEQFTGLPNCCGVIDCTRFNIVNENNGSIDSVAAQIVVDSSSKILSIVAGFKGDKGDSRVLKSSTLYKDVEEGRLLNSSPVLVNGVAINQYLVGDGAYPLLPWLMVPFVDVVPGSSEGKFNVAHRAMHVSALKTIASLKNWGILKKPMEEELKAAVAIIGACSILHNILLMREDDSALCELVGDYLVHDQSSQCYGEASLEENSIGKEASVIRDALATEAREAHVSSLGRQPRDSV; this is translated from the coding sequence ATGGATACCCGGAAATTGTCAGCTTTAGTCTCTTCCCTTGTCTCTCAACTCCTCTTATTGCttcccattttcttcaattctaCCAATTCCAATGATTTCGTTTCCGATAGGAACCTCTTTTCCGTTCTCAACTATTTGCTGTCGTCGCAAGAAATTGCCGCTACTCTCTCCTTCGTTTCTGTTTCCAGGAAACGGAAGAGAACCCAATGTTCAGAATCTGATTCTGAGCCCATTGTTGAAGAGAGGGACCAGGAACTCGGACATCGACTCGGAGATGACCGAGTCAGACTCGGCTTGACTCGGGATCCTGACTTGTTCAAAGCCTGCTTTAGAATGAAATCTTCCACCTTTGAGTGGCTCGCTGGATTGCTGGAGCCGCTGCTAGAGTGCCGTGACCCGGTTGGTTCACCGTTGAATCTATCGGCTGAGTTGCGGCTCGGTATTGGTTTATTCAGGTTAGCCACCGGCTCAAGTTACCCTGAAATCGCTCAAAGATTTGGGGTTTCCGAGTCAGTAACTCGTTTCTGTACTAAACATTTGTGCCGCGTCCTTTGCACCAATTTTCGATTTTGGGTTGCGTTTCCTAGTCCAGAGGAGCTAAAGTCAGTGTCTTTATCTTTTGAACAATTTACGGGGTTACCAAATTGTTGCGGTGTTATTGATTGCACTAGATTCAATATTGTAAATGAAAACAATGGAAGCATCGACAGCGTTGCTGCTCAGATAGTGGTGgattcatcatcaaaaatcTTGAGCATTGTCGCTGGTTTTAAAGGAGATAAGGGTGATTCTAGAGTCCTTAAATCTTCAACTCTGTATAAAGATGTTGAGGAAGGGAGGTTACTTAATTCAAGTCCAGTGCTTGTTAATGGAGTGGCGATAAATCAATATTTGGTTGGTGACGGAGCGTACCCTTTGCTTCCTTGGTTAATGGTACCTTTTGTTGATGTGGTTCCCGGGTCGAGTGAAGGGAAGTTCAATGTGGCACATCGTGCAATGCATGTTTCAGCATTGAAAACTATTGCTAGTTTGAAGAATTGgggaattttgaaaaaaccAATGGAGGAAGAGCTCAAGGCTGCGGTTGCTATAATTGGGGCTTGTTCAATTCTGCATAATATTTTGCTTATGAGGGAGGATGATTCTGCATTGTGTGAATTGGTGGGAGATTACTTGGTGCATGATCAGAGCTCTCAGTGCTATGGGGAAGCTAGCTTGGAGGAGAATTCAATTGGGAAAGAGGCTTCTGTTATTCGAGATGCATTGGCCACAGAAGCTAGAGAAGCTCATGTTTCAAGTTTAGGACGGCAACCCAGAGATTCGGTATAA